In Zingiber officinale cultivar Zhangliang chromosome 3B, Zo_v1.1, whole genome shotgun sequence, a single window of DNA contains:
- the LOC122055411 gene encoding L-type lectin-domain containing receptor kinase IX.1-like, which translates to MLSLITSSALQILGSAKMCRSRILISSATFVICFLTGAPSSISLSFNFSTFPNDVFVSDILLQGDAFNRDGSIELTNILSGTAKYNTANFNKGRASYRKELFLLWDAQTKRQSDFTTRFVFEIRYQGQNLVDGLAFFLSAPMFHVPDDSYGGSLGLFTNNSRLPPSPTVAVEFDTWSNREFNDPDRPHIGIDINSVRSAKTANWSNFKGNTIWTSWITYNSATYNLSVFLSSGDNQLELSDAALILNYNIDLSTVLPEKVEIGFSAATGLGSEENTVHSWSFHSTLQPKKKFKIAAIAISIAGAVVLILVAALGSLWLLKRRRRTNGEDEDAMDNEFERGRGPKRFAYPELACATGDFSDEGKLGEGGFGSVYRGVLKEPELEVAVKRVSEGSKQGRKEYMSEVKIISRLRHRNLVQLVGWCHDRRELLLVYELVPNGSLDSYLHGGEETTLEWGVRLRVTLGLASALLYLHEEWEQCVVHRDVKPSNVMLDSAFNAKLGDFGLARLLAHDGGAQTTSVLAGTRGYMAPEYIFTGKASKESDVYSFGVVALEIASGRKPLMVGEKDMTELVRWVWELYGRKMILEAADPRLQGEFDRRQMECLMIVGLWCAHPDPMARPSMKQAISALNFEAPFNFEAPLPELPPVKPVPTYGPALPRLSQVPSYEF; encoded by the coding sequence ATGTTGTCACTCATCACTTCTTCTGCTCTGCAAATCCTTGGGTCTGCAAAGATGTGTAGGTCAAGGATTTTGATCTCCAGCGCTACGTTCGTGATATGTTTCTTAACTGGCGCTCCTTCCTCAATCTCTCTCTCCTTCAACTTCTCTACCTTCCCAAACGATGTCTTTGTGTCCGATATCCTTCTCCAAGGCGACGCCTTTAACCGCGATGGCAGCATCGAGCTCACCAACATCTTAAGCGGAACGGCCAAGTACAATACGGCCAACTTCAACAAGGGCAGAGCGAGCTACCGGAAGGAGCTTTTCCTCCTTTGGGACGCGCAAACCAAGCGGCAATCGGATTTCACCACCCGTTTCGTCTTCGAGATCAGGTATCAGGGGCAGAATCTCGTCGATGGCCTCGCTTTCTTCTTGTCGGCGCCGATGTTCCATGTTCCCGACGATTCCTACGGCGGCAGCCTGGGACTCTTTACTAACAATTCCCGGCTTCCCCCATCGCCAACGGTGGCGGTCGAGTTCGATACGTGGTCAAATAGGGAGTTCAATGACCCGGATCGACCCCACATCGGGATCGACATCAACTCGGTGCGCTCGGCAAAGACGGCAAATTGGAGCAATTTTAAGGGAAATACGATCTGGACCTCGTGGATCACTTACAATTCAGCCACTTATAATTTAAGTGTTTTCCTATCTAGCGGAGATAACCAGCTGGAGCTCAGCGATGCAGCTCTGATCCTCAATTACAACATCGATTTGAGCACAGTGCTGCCGGAAAAAGTAGAAATTGGCTTCTCGGCGGCCACCGGTTTAGGCAGTGAAGAAAATACTGTACACTCATGGTCGTTCCACTCGACTCTGCAGCCAAAAAAGAAGTTCAAGATTGCTGCTATTGCCATTTCCATTGCCGGGGCAGTAGTCTTGATCTTGGTGGCTGCTTTGGGCTCGCTATGGCTTCTTAAACGAAGGCGTAGGACGAATGGAGAAGACGAAGACGCGATGGATAATGAGTTTGAAAGAGGGAGAGGACCGAAGAGGTTCGCTTACCCGGAACTCGCCTGCGCCACCGGGGATTTCTCCGACGAGGGCAAGCTTGGCGAAGGCGGGTTCGGGTCGGTCTACAGAGGCGTGTTGAAAGAGCCCGAGCTCGAAGTCGCCGTCAAAAGGGTCTCCGAGGGCTCAAAACAGGGGAGGAAGGAGTACATGTCGGAGGTCAAGATCATCAGTCGGCTGCGCCACCGCAACTTGGTGCAGCTCGTAGGCTGGTGCCATGACCGCCGGGAACTCCTCCTCGTATACGAGCTGGTTCCCAATGGCAGCCTCGATTCCTACCTCCATGGCGGCGAAGAAACGACTTTGGAATGGGGAGTGCGGCTCAGGGTGACGCTGGGCTTGGCTTCGGCTCTGCTTTATCTCCACGAGGAGTGGGAGCAGTGCGTGGTGCACCGGGACGTCAAGCCGAGCAACGTCATGCTGGACTCGGCGTTCAATGCCAAGCTCGGGGACTTCGGGCTCGCGAGACTCCTCGCCCACGACGGCGGGGCGCAGACGACGTCAGTGTTGGCAGGCACGAGAGGGTACATGGCGCCGGAGTACATTTTCACCGGCAAGGCAAGTAAAGAATCGGACGTCTACAGCTTCGGGGTCGTGGCACTAGAGATAGCGTCTGGTAGAAAGCCGTTAATGGTAGGGGAGAAGGACATGACCGAGCTGGTTCGATGGGTTTGGGAGCTTTACGGGAGGAAGATGATTCTTGAAGCGGCGGATCCGAGGCTACAGGGTGAATTTGATCGGAGACAAATGGAATGCTTGATGATCGTGGGGTTATGGTGCGCTCATCCTGATCCGATGGCGCGGCCGTCCATGAAACAAGCTATCAGTGCCCTTAACTTCGAGGCTCCGTTTAACTTTGAGGCTCCGTTGCCGGAGCTTCCTCCGGTGAAGCCGGTGCCTACCTATGGTCCCGCGTTGCCGAGGCTGTCTCAGGTTCCCTCGTATgaattctag